Proteins encoded together in one Halalkaliarchaeum sp. AArc-CO window:
- the nrfD gene encoding NrfD/PsrC family molybdoenzyme membrane anchor subunit — protein MFESPSELWGTLIGTYLFLGGLAGGAYVTGAVADYLSYRNEQRADAYSLTARWGMVISVVAIVVGGLGLLFHLGEPTNVAYFWLFTQMSSWMTLGIWIIGVFVLLAIIQALWLGFGEDTGFGLPFRRINRVADFTRPTTRERLALNAIGAIVGLVLIVYTALLISDVYPVVPLWHPVLLPMLFLASGLSMGICATVAVTTIKKGVHDTGVHEFSLADDVVILGEIAILAAFLYVLQGDGAVALATYDRLTSTFAFEFWVGVVVIGLILPLVISGVIILANRMDGFSLGGTTEKVAYVTKFGFVIIGGWFLRMAVLFSAINVPII, from the coding sequence ATGTTTGAATCACCATCGGAACTGTGGGGGACGCTGATCGGGACGTACCTCTTCCTCGGCGGATTGGCCGGGGGGGCGTACGTCACCGGCGCCGTCGCCGACTACCTGAGCTATCGCAACGAACAACGAGCGGACGCCTACAGCCTGACCGCCAGGTGGGGAATGGTCATCTCGGTCGTCGCCATCGTCGTCGGTGGCCTCGGACTGCTGTTCCACCTCGGCGAGCCGACGAACGTCGCCTACTTCTGGCTGTTCACCCAGATGAGCTCCTGGATGACGCTCGGTATCTGGATCATCGGGGTGTTCGTACTGTTAGCGATCATCCAGGCGCTCTGGCTCGGATTCGGTGAAGATACCGGGTTCGGTCTCCCGTTCCGTCGGATCAACCGCGTGGCTGACTTCACCCGCCCGACGACCAGAGAGCGGCTCGCGCTCAACGCGATCGGCGCGATCGTCGGCCTCGTGTTGATCGTTTATACCGCACTGCTCATCAGCGACGTCTACCCAGTCGTCCCGCTCTGGCACCCCGTGTTGCTCCCGATGCTGTTCCTCGCGAGCGGGCTCTCCATGGGGATCTGTGCAACCGTCGCGGTCACCACGATCAAGAAAGGCGTCCACGACACCGGCGTCCACGAGTTCAGCCTCGCCGACGACGTGGTCATCCTCGGCGAGATCGCGATCCTGGCGGCGTTCCTGTACGTCCTCCAGGGAGACGGCGCGGTCGCACTCGCCACCTACGATCGATTGACGAGCACGTTCGCCTTCGAGTTCTGGGTCGGGGTCGTCGTGATCGGCCTCATCCTACCGCTCGTGATCTCCGGAGTGATCATCCTGGCGAACCGCATGGACGGGTTCTCGCTCGGCGGAACCACGGAGAAAGTCGCGTACGTGACGAAGTTCGGCTTCGTCATCATCGGCGGCTGGTTCCTCCGGATGGCAGTGTTGTTCTCGGCAATCAACGTCCCGATCATCTGA
- a CDS encoding YwiC-like family protein translates to MRSGTTPQNGATGRRILPPIPTEHGAWVMLTAGVLTPLAVVVARGMPADGVLWAFVAFVVLAVLALLFREALRRRGIRDAPAARRRLLLIAVVEVVAILFVAAGLALQVGPVWILAAAAVPAVVLDLRVRKTGWPVPLGGELSGLCALSIVVPAGAVLLRLDSRTAGLLWLLFLAFHVGSVIRVQSLLSATGRRGELFRRASLSYHGVALLAVTGGWYGGLLGLGAPVAFAVAGGRTLVAGGEATPALKTVGRREGLLSTLFVVTAPWLVVF, encoded by the coding sequence GTGCGTTCCGGAACCACCCCACAGAACGGCGCGACGGGACGCCGTATTCTGCCACCGATCCCCACAGAGCACGGCGCGTGGGTCATGCTCACCGCAGGCGTGTTGACTCCCCTCGCCGTCGTCGTCGCACGTGGAATGCCGGCGGACGGTGTGCTCTGGGCGTTCGTGGCGTTCGTCGTTCTCGCGGTACTCGCACTGCTGTTCCGGGAGGCGCTCCGCCGTCGTGGGATTCGGGATGCCCCCGCTGCGCGCCGTCGTCTCCTGTTGATCGCTGTTGTCGAAGTGGTGGCAATTCTTTTCGTCGCGGCCGGCCTGGCGCTCCAGGTCGGACCGGTGTGGATACTCGCGGCCGCCGCAGTCCCAGCGGTCGTTCTCGACCTCAGGGTGCGGAAAACTGGGTGGCCCGTCCCGCTCGGCGGGGAGCTTTCCGGGCTCTGTGCGCTGTCGATCGTCGTTCCTGCCGGCGCCGTGTTGCTGAGACTGGACAGCCGCACGGCGGGGCTCCTCTGGCTGCTGTTTCTGGCGTTTCACGTCGGCAGCGTGATCCGGGTCCAGAGCCTCCTTTCGGCGACGGGCCGTCGGGGAGAGCTGTTCCGGCGTGCGTCGTTGAGCTATCACGGCGTCGCGCTGCTTGCGGTCACTGGGGGCTGGTACGGCGGGCTGCTGGGACTCGGTGCGCCCGTCGCGTTCGCCGTCGCCGGCGGTCGAACGCTGGTCGCCGGCGGAGAGGCGACGCCTGCACTGAAGACGGTCGGGCGACGGGAAGGACTGCTCTCGACGCTGTTCGTCGTGACTGCGCCGTGGCTCGTGGTCTTTTAA
- a CDS encoding methionine adenosyltransferase encodes MSRNIQVSQLDRRAVEDQEVEIVERKGIGHPDSICDGIAESVSRALSQMYLDRVGRVLHYNTDETQLAAGSAAPAFGGGEVVEPIYVLIVGRATRKYDGQSLPVDSTALAAAREYLAEQIPKLDFGTDVVVDTRLGEGSGDLQEVFSEEGATVPMANDTSFGVGHAPLTETEQIVYATERQLNTTYAADNPELGADIKVMGKRENDRIDITVAAAMIDEHLEDIEAYDDAVERVREFVTELARDHTDREVHVDVNTADDYEDGSIYLTVTGTSAEQGDDGSVGRGNRANGLITPNRPMSMEATSGKNPVNHIGKIYNLLSTEIAESVVDEVDGIRDLQVRLLSQIGRPIDQPHVADAQVVTTDGVELVNIQSDIEAIIDDELANVTDVTRRVVEGDISTF; translated from the coding sequence ATGAGTCGGAACATCCAGGTCAGCCAACTCGACCGACGAGCGGTCGAGGACCAGGAAGTCGAAATCGTCGAGCGAAAGGGGATCGGTCATCCGGACTCCATCTGTGACGGCATCGCCGAATCGGTCTCGCGGGCGCTCTCGCAGATGTATCTCGATCGCGTGGGGCGGGTCCTCCATTACAACACCGACGAAACCCAACTCGCCGCCGGGTCGGCGGCACCCGCGTTCGGCGGCGGCGAGGTCGTCGAGCCGATCTACGTTCTCATCGTCGGCCGGGCGACCCGGAAATACGACGGACAGTCGCTCCCGGTCGATTCGACGGCGCTTGCAGCCGCAAGGGAGTATCTCGCCGAACAGATACCGAAACTGGACTTCGGCACGGACGTCGTCGTCGACACCAGGCTCGGCGAGGGCTCTGGCGACCTGCAGGAGGTGTTCTCCGAGGAGGGTGCCACGGTGCCGATGGCAAACGACACCTCCTTCGGCGTGGGACACGCCCCCCTGACTGAGACCGAACAGATCGTGTACGCCACCGAACGGCAGCTCAACACGACCTATGCGGCCGACAACCCCGAACTCGGCGCCGACATCAAGGTGATGGGAAAACGCGAGAACGACCGAATCGACATCACCGTCGCGGCGGCGATGATCGACGAACACCTCGAGGACATCGAAGCGTACGACGACGCCGTCGAGCGGGTTCGCGAGTTCGTCACCGAACTCGCGCGCGATCACACCGACCGGGAGGTCCACGTCGACGTCAACACCGCGGACGATTACGAGGACGGATCGATCTACCTCACCGTGACCGGCACCTCCGCAGAGCAGGGTGACGACGGATCGGTCGGCCGCGGGAACCGCGCCAACGGACTCATCACCCCGAACCGGCCGATGAGCATGGAGGCGACCTCCGGAAAGAACCCCGTAAACCACATCGGAAAGATCTACAACCTGCTCTCGACGGAAATCGCCGAGTCAGTCGTCGACGAGGTCGACGGGATCCGGGACCTCCAGGTGCGACTCCTCTCCCAGATCGGGCGGCCGATCGACCAGCCCCACGTCGCCGACGCCCAGGTCGTGACGACCGACGGCGTCGAACTCGTGAATATCCAGAGTGACATCGAGGCGATCATCGACGACGAACTCGCGAACGTCACCGACGTCACCCGACGGGTCGTCGAGGGCGACATCTCGACCTTTTAG
- the nrfD gene encoding NrfD/PsrC family molybdoenzyme membrane anchor subunit — protein sequence MATDQETLAQQVVLNPLTSLSKKYIALLLVLLGFGAIYAEALVHQLRYGLVVTDMASWGTQAGVTWGVYIGAFEWYAGAALGSIAIAGYIRFREIEEYEMLARIGELWAVISAICASFLIVIDLGRPERVIYVMESWPTTVQHSPLAWDVTFVTMLIVVSTTMLAMSLRRDYGWMDVELPLRARIPQKLLTIGYSPTEGRKLTSMLKYMGAGMLLLVVTAGMVPGWLFGVVGPQPGYYGKIQGVVFITGGIPAGIGALTVIAYAMRRIYGLEEALPDAMFVNLGKGLALFTFVYLIALFNQFMPMVFPMSPLGGAAIADAMMYGALSTYFWTSIALLVFPMLALTWIYMYRSITPEIGVVASMTVMFGVFIKKNLAVLEPLMFPIGLPYEHGTYFPTNVEWVISLGVLFVGILAFLVLIKIIPMCSGTGICCTNPDESIEEVEA from the coding sequence ATGGCAACTGATCAGGAAACACTTGCACAACAGGTCGTACTGAATCCCCTCACCAGTCTGAGCAAAAAGTACATCGCCCTCCTGCTGGTGCTGCTGGGCTTTGGAGCGATCTACGCGGAGGCCCTGGTACACCAGCTTCGATATGGGTTGGTCGTCACGGACATGGCGTCCTGGGGGACGCAAGCCGGGGTTACCTGGGGAGTTTACATCGGTGCCTTCGAGTGGTACGCCGGTGCTGCGCTCGGATCAATCGCGATCGCGGGATACATCCGGTTTCGAGAGATCGAAGAGTACGAAATGCTCGCTCGGATCGGAGAGCTGTGGGCAGTCATCTCCGCGATCTGTGCGTCGTTCCTCATCGTGATCGACCTGGGTCGACCCGAGCGGGTGATCTACGTGATGGAAAGCTGGCCGACCACGGTCCAACACTCCCCGCTCGCGTGGGACGTGACGTTCGTCACCATGCTGATCGTGGTGTCGACGACGATGCTCGCGATGTCGCTCCGGCGCGACTACGGATGGATGGACGTCGAGCTTCCGCTTCGCGCCAGGATCCCACAGAAACTGCTCACGATCGGCTACAGTCCGACCGAGGGTCGGAAGCTGACTTCGATGCTCAAATACATGGGTGCCGGAATGTTGCTCCTGGTCGTCACTGCCGGGATGGTCCCGGGATGGCTGTTCGGGGTTGTCGGCCCCCAGCCCGGCTACTACGGAAAGATTCAGGGGGTCGTCTTCATCACCGGCGGGATCCCCGCCGGGATCGGCGCACTTACCGTCATCGCGTACGCGATGCGCCGGATCTACGGTCTCGAGGAGGCGCTCCCGGACGCGATGTTCGTCAATCTCGGGAAGGGGCTTGCCCTGTTTACGTTCGTCTACCTCATTGCGCTGTTCAACCAGTTCATGCCGATGGTGTTCCCGATGTCGCCGCTGGGCGGTGCAGCGATCGCCGACGCGATGATGTACGGGGCGCTGTCCACGTACTTCTGGACCTCCATCGCCCTGCTCGTCTTCCCGATGCTGGCGTTGACCTGGATTTACATGTACCGGTCGATCACGCCCGAGATCGGCGTCGTCGCGTCGATGACCGTGATGTTCGGCGTGTTCATCAAAAAGAACCTGGCGGTCCTGGAGCCGCTTATGTTCCCGATCGGACTGCCTTACGAGCACGGAACCTACTTCCCGACGAACGTCGAGTGGGTGATCTCGCTCGGCGTGCTGTTCGTTGGTATCCTGGCGTTCCTCGTCCTGATCAAAATCATTCCGATGTGCTCCGGGACGGGAATCTGCTGTACGAACCCTGATGAATCGATAGAGGAGGTGGAAGCATGA
- a CDS encoding 4Fe-4S ferredoxin N-terminal domain-containing protein, whose product MNDDPHADIDERAERLLEDVDYDTELAKRMAKDARRITSGELSEEEFHERYREEVSEEFGVDYADFEETGNADPADGTEDTPHPHIPLGDQPVSRRTVMKAGGAAAAGAAAAGTAGFLSEDSTDDTFENLDAESNQESVAAQSIGQRSMGMVIDTDACIKCLQCVQACKEENKTHVGDFWMYVHRYQREDREYEDETDCESLPRPCQHCDDAPCVRVCPNHSRIQHYDGRVLCNYDTCLGCKYCEVACPYHVNSFVYSDMTGYFTGQRRDEVDRWVAGPPPDGSCSKCTFCAHRRFTEEEEGTTACSDACPVNAIQFGDLNDPESDPNQYLEDFDDDEVFQLHTDVSNPNVIYVGDDPSDVDTDRVSGPTTHADVGLEAPDPY is encoded by the coding sequence ATGAACGACGATCCACACGCCGACATCGACGAACGGGCCGAACGGCTCCTCGAAGATGTCGATTACGACACCGAACTGGCAAAGCGGATGGCCAAGGACGCCCGCCGGATCACGAGCGGGGAGCTCTCCGAAGAGGAGTTCCACGAACGATACCGCGAGGAGGTGAGTGAGGAGTTCGGCGTCGACTATGCCGACTTCGAGGAAACGGGGAACGCGGATCCCGCCGATGGGACGGAGGACACCCCGCACCCACACATTCCGCTGGGCGATCAGCCGGTCTCCCGCCGGACGGTCATGAAGGCCGGAGGGGCGGCTGCCGCCGGCGCGGCAGCTGCAGGGACTGCCGGCTTCCTCTCGGAGGACTCGACGGACGACACTTTCGAGAACCTCGATGCCGAAAGCAATCAGGAGTCCGTCGCCGCCCAGTCGATCGGCCAGCGCAGCATGGGCATGGTCATCGACACGGATGCGTGCATCAAGTGCCTCCAGTGCGTCCAGGCCTGTAAAGAGGAAAACAAGACGCACGTCGGCGACTTCTGGATGTACGTCCACCGTTATCAGCGGGAAGACCGCGAGTACGAGGACGAAACCGACTGCGAGTCGCTCCCTCGTCCGTGCCAACACTGCGACGACGCGCCCTGCGTGCGGGTCTGTCCAAACCACTCCCGGATCCAGCACTACGACGGGCGTGTCCTGTGTAACTACGACACCTGCCTCGGCTGCAAGTACTGTGAGGTCGCGTGTCCGTATCACGTCAACTCGTTCGTGTACTCCGACATGACGGGCTACTTCACCGGACAGCGGCGAGACGAAGTGGACCGGTGGGTTGCCGGTCCGCCGCCGGACGGCTCCTGCAGCAAGTGTACGTTCTGTGCCCACCGGCGATTCACCGAGGAGGAGGAAGGAACCACGGCGTGTTCCGACGCCTGTCCGGTGAACGCGATCCAGTTCGGCGACCTCAACGATCCCGAAAGCGACCCGAACCAGTACCTGGAGGACTTCGACGACGACGAGGTCTTCCAACTCCACACCGACGTCTCGAATCCGAACGTGATCTACGTCGGGGACGACCCCTCCGACGTCGATACCGATCGCGTGTCCGGACCAACGACACACGCAGACGTCGGGCTGGAGGCGCCCGATCCGTACTGA